A single window of Pseudomonas lijiangensis DNA harbors:
- a CDS encoding DMT family transporter, translating to MTVGNKSVLPVLALIVSTIGVASAIAFVKLSEVDATSTLMLRMFIAGGMAYAFTALPPGKSPEVENLAPGRSRRTMLGLLLLSGVVSCIDLLSNHWAVKLTSMANTSILMNLSPVFVALLSFLFLKERIGTSQVLALALSIAGACLLVFDGSASLTFSSQGVTGDLLALNSALFYAIYLILIKSLRDCFSSRKIIIWNSFTCALLLLPVALLTSQQILPDTLYGWLVIALLALISQLLGHGLMAYALRHVDVVLASVSALARPVVAILIGFFFFDEKLAALQWVGVAAVLLGVWWYKRPAPVVQPVIEGKAGSQA from the coding sequence ATGACGGTGGGTAATAAATCTGTTCTGCCCGTTCTGGCACTGATCGTCAGCACCATCGGTGTGGCGTCGGCGATTGCATTCGTCAAACTCAGCGAGGTGGATGCTACTTCGACGCTGATGCTGCGCATGTTTATCGCAGGCGGCATGGCCTATGCATTTACCGCTTTGCCGCCCGGCAAGAGCCCGGAAGTGGAAAACCTCGCACCGGGCCGCAGCCGCAGAACCATGCTGGGGCTGTTGCTGCTGTCGGGCGTGGTGTCGTGCATTGATCTGCTGTCCAACCACTGGGCCGTGAAACTGACCAGCATGGCCAATACCTCGATCCTGATGAACCTGTCGCCGGTCTTCGTGGCGCTCCTGTCCTTCCTGTTTCTCAAGGAAAGAATCGGCACCTCTCAGGTGCTGGCGCTGGCCCTGAGTATCGCGGGAGCCTGCCTGCTGGTGTTTGATGGCAGCGCCAGCCTGACGTTCTCCAGCCAGGGCGTCACCGGCGACCTGCTGGCCCTCAATTCGGCGTTGTTCTATGCGATCTACCTGATCCTGATCAAATCCCTGCGCGACTGCTTCTCGTCCCGCAAGATCATCATCTGGAACAGCTTCACCTGTGCCTTGCTGCTGTTGCCGGTGGCCCTGCTCACCAGTCAGCAGATTCTGCCGGACACCCTTTATGGCTGGTTGGTGATTGCGCTGCTGGCCCTGATCAGCCAACTGCTGGGGCACGGGTTGATGGCCTATGCCTTGCGCCATGTGGATGTCGTGCTGGCTTCGGTTTCGGCGCTGGCTCGTCCGGTGGTCGCGATTCTGATCGGCTTCTTCTTTTTCGATGAGAAGCTGGCAGCGCTGCAATGGGTGGGCGTTGCCGCTGTGCTGCTGGGCGTCTGGTGGTACAAGCGTCCGGCACCGGTGGTTCAGCCTGTCATCGAGGGCAAGGCCGGCAGCCAGGCCTGA
- a CDS encoding DUF1145 domain-containing protein, translating to MKLFWGLGKLLTLGFWLVVIANSVIEAPSPFGTMISIAGALVLLAHLLELVLFNGRLRGRKHPWRDRGKILIFGIFHVQAIGRRPAESSHA from the coding sequence ATGAAGCTGTTTTGGGGGCTGGGCAAGTTGTTGACGCTGGGGTTCTGGCTGGTGGTGATAGCCAATTCGGTCATCGAGGCCCCCAGTCCGTTCGGCACCATGATCAGCATCGCAGGTGCGCTGGTGCTGTTGGCCCATTTGCTGGAGTTGGTCCTGTTCAATGGTCGCCTGCGCGGTCGCAAGCACCCCTGGCGTGATCGAGGGAAAATCCTCATTTTCGGTATCTTTCATGTCCAGGCCATCGGTCGTCGTCCAGCGGAGTCCTCTCATGCGTAA